The following are encoded in a window of Lactobacillus panisapium genomic DNA:
- a CDS encoding PTS galactitol transporter subunit IIC, which yields MLETVNRIFQIFGASVVVPLMIFIVALCLRVKPKTAMMSAFYAGVGLTGFGWIIQAFTPTITKIIRQMVSITGIKLPIVDIGWQAGSLASFGSTVGLSFFVFGLIAEVLLFALGVTKIFMASNLWNNFGFMIWGTMCYYVTHNFWLSLGLSFFMLLYALVLAEIQADRWSDYYGVKNASVASLHNIEQVIPAILLDPLWNLLGFNKVKMTPEYFKNKLGVFGEPTTLGALLGLLIGILGNLTSLGKLQAWGQILTVAVQLSAVMTIFPLITNVFSKAFTPLADEIDKNTHKNASPSKEDAVAATSKKRWFLGVDDGVGYGEPATIIAGVILIPIMVVIAFILPGNKTLPIVDLISLPFMVESIVALTRGNILKVIANGIVWFSLGLYASSWLGTFYTGAVAHYGVALPAGIVLITSFNLMARPLNALVFAAFVSQNPLYIGLAILVYLALLYGLRRYRPQIWQYLDNMAAKNVGYSGSNEKITY from the coding sequence GTGTTAGAAACTGTTAATCGCATTTTTCAAATTTTTGGTGCTAGCGTTGTAGTACCACTGATGATTTTTATAGTTGCATTATGTTTAAGAGTTAAACCAAAAACGGCGATGATGAGCGCTTTTTATGCAGGCGTTGGCTTAACCGGCTTTGGCTGGATAATCCAAGCGTTCACGCCCACTATCACTAAGATTATTAGGCAAATGGTGAGTATTACCGGCATTAAATTACCAATTGTTGATATTGGCTGGCAAGCCGGCTCACTTGCTTCCTTCGGCTCAACGGTCGGACTTAGTTTCTTTGTTTTTGGGTTGATCGCTGAAGTTTTACTGTTTGCCTTGGGCGTAACCAAAATATTTATGGCTTCCAATTTGTGGAATAACTTTGGTTTTATGATTTGGGGCACGATGTGTTATTACGTTACCCATAATTTTTGGTTGTCACTGGGCTTATCATTTTTTATGTTGCTTTACGCACTAGTTTTAGCAGAAATCCAGGCAGATCGTTGGTCAGATTATTATGGTGTAAAAAACGCTTCGGTTGCCTCCCTGCATAATATTGAGCAGGTTATCCCGGCGATCTTGCTAGATCCACTGTGGAATCTGCTTGGATTCAATAAGGTAAAAATGACGCCGGAATATTTTAAAAACAAACTTGGCGTTTTCGGCGAACCAACGACCCTAGGAGCGCTATTAGGTTTGTTAATCGGTATTTTGGGTAATTTAACGAGTCTGGGCAAATTGCAAGCCTGGGGTCAAATCTTAACGGTAGCAGTTCAATTGTCAGCTGTTATGACCATTTTTCCATTAATTACTAACGTTTTTTCTAAAGCTTTTACGCCATTAGCTGATGAAATTGATAAAAATACGCATAAAAATGCATCGCCTTCAAAGGAAGATGCAGTGGCTGCAACGAGTAAAAAGCGCTGGTTCTTGGGCGTTGATGATGGTGTTGGTTATGGCGAGCCCGCAACGATTATTGCCGGCGTCATTCTAATTCCGATTATGGTAGTGATTGCCTTCATTCTTCCCGGTAATAAAACATTACCCATTGTGGATTTGATTTCTTTGCCCTTTATGGTGGAATCAATCGTTGCTTTAACTCGTGGTAATATTTTAAAGGTAATTGCTAACGGAATTGTTTGGTTCAGTTTGGGCTTATATGCGTCAAGCTGGCTTGGCACTTTTTACACTGGGGCGGTAGCACATTATGGTGTTGCTTTACCTGCTGGCATTGTTTTGATTACCAGCTTCAACTTGATGGCACGGCCACTAAATGCTTTAGTATTTGCGGCTTTTGTATCACAAAATCCGCTTTATATTGGCTTAGCCATCTTAGTTTATTTGGCTTTATTGTACGGCTTGCGGCGCTATCGGCCTCAGATTTGGCAATACTTAGACAACATGGCTGCCAAAAATGTTGGCTATTCTGGGAGTAATGAAAAGATAACTTATTAA
- a CDS encoding substrate-binding domain-containing protein: protein MGKLTIKDIATMANVSTATVSNYLNGNYDHMSLETRKNLSQIISDTKFRPNSTARNLAKNENKTIGVSIADITNPFTSQVLSGIYEQCDNYRYRVLFTNAGNSEQKEIDNITRLQNEGVAGIIVDPVNPDSPIYESLSNQNTVMVDRQSNKLIIDTVATDNMTSVQNLVEQMKNKDYDNLYFVTWPFQNISTRTQRYEGFIRATNYSTLNHLIAVPHHGKEIEYQQFTQNISSIMQRNNTSKIGFFCMNARVLLRLLQAMQQLGYSYPQDYGVATYEEFDWMQVMTPAISCIHQDSYSIGKVAMHILKQKLEHKLLRQPTLKLIPTQQILRASF, encoded by the coding sequence ATGGGAAAACTAACAATCAAAGACATTGCTACGATGGCTAATGTTTCAACTGCTACTGTATCAAATTACCTTAATGGCAATTATGATCACATGTCTTTAGAAACGCGTAAAAATCTCAGCCAAATAATTAGTGATACTAAGTTTCGGCCTAACTCTACCGCTCGCAATTTAGCAAAAAACGAAAATAAAACTATTGGCGTTTCCATTGCAGATATTACCAACCCGTTCACTTCACAGGTTTTATCAGGTATTTATGAGCAGTGCGATAATTACCGCTACCGTGTCCTATTCACTAATGCTGGTAATAGTGAGCAAAAAGAAATTGATAATATTACACGTTTACAAAATGAAGGTGTTGCCGGAATTATTGTTGATCCGGTTAATCCTGATAGCCCTATTTATGAATCCTTATCAAACCAAAATACAGTAATGGTTGACCGCCAGTCTAATAAATTAATTATTGATACCGTGGCAACAGATAATATGACATCAGTTCAAAATTTGGTTGAACAGATGAAAAACAAAGATTATGACAACCTTTATTTTGTCACTTGGCCGTTCCAAAATATCAGTACTAGAACCCAGCGCTACGAAGGATTTATCAGGGCGACAAATTATTCAACTCTAAACCATTTGATTGCCGTGCCTCATCACGGTAAAGAAATTGAATATCAGCAATTCACGCAAAATATCAGTTCAATCATGCAGCGCAATAATACCAGCAAGATTGGTTTCTTTTGTATGAATGCTCGCGTACTTTTACGTCTACTTCAGGCAATGCAGCAACTCGGTTATTCCTACCCTCAAGACTATGGTGTAGCAACTTATGAAGAATTTGACTGGATGCAAGTAATGACACCAGCAATTAGCTGCATCCACCAAGATTCATATTCCATTGGTAAAGTTGCTATGCACATTCTTAAGCAAAAGCTTGAACATAAGCTGCTGCGTCAGCCCACTTTAAAATTGATTCCGACTCAGCAAATTTTGCGTGCCAGTTTTTAA
- a CDS encoding ATP-binding cassette domain-containing protein — protein sequence MSLKFANKGKLALYVLLATISACGNVVIAYITKIMLNSAQYHYGTLKQLVLIALTGAGILIVIMFTNFAYRYLRCDIVRDINVELKDKTISYIIQQQSDSQKDGLNLMTNDLKQIETSKITNELMIISEALAFAISIIVGLLNSWVLTLIFVIATAIPGFIQKFFIKSIQEKSAEWEKQNAEYTQAVSDAINGSKTAMLYDVQIPVVSYVIKQAKQMEDALRSLNYAQGAVTTVIITVADIFSFIIPFLVGAILMFNGQIGAGTLVMIVQLSNDFINPVTMIFDQINQIRSTKPMWDKVEKALAIKAISSENKAAQSFTQLDVENLAYEQNSKLLFANVNFSLKSGEKILLMAPSGWGKTTLLRLLVGQISPSKGTIKIDQESINGNWAKAHDYFGYINQKPFIFDRDLKFNVTLGKNVTDQQLEDAIEEAGLAKLVKEKGLNYAVGQNGSNLSGGQIQRIEIARALLAKRPILLADEATSALDAKLTLQIHQTLLNNPKVAVIEVAHKISEQEKAMFNRIIKLGS from the coding sequence ATGTCATTAAAGTTCGCAAATAAAGGGAAACTGGCACTGTATGTTCTGTTAGCAACAATTAGTGCTTGTGGCAATGTTGTTATTGCTTATATTACCAAAATTATGTTGAATAGTGCGCAATATCATTATGGGACGCTTAAGCAGTTAGTTTTAATTGCGCTTACTGGAGCTGGGATCTTAATTGTAATTATGTTTACTAATTTCGCTTATCGCTACCTTCGCTGTGATATTGTACGTGACATCAACGTTGAGCTTAAGGACAAAACCATTAGCTACATTATTCAGCAGCAATCCGATTCGCAAAAAGATGGTTTAAACTTAATGACTAATGATTTAAAGCAAATCGAAACCTCGAAGATCACTAATGAATTAATGATTATTTCTGAGGCGCTTGCTTTCGCGATTTCAATTATTGTTGGCTTACTTAATTCTTGGGTTCTAACTTTAATTTTCGTCATTGCAACGGCTATTCCTGGCTTTATCCAAAAATTTTTCATTAAGAGTATTCAGGAAAAATCTGCCGAATGGGAAAAACAAAATGCAGAATACACTCAAGCTGTATCAGATGCTATTAATGGCTCAAAAACCGCGATGCTTTATGATGTGCAAATTCCAGTTGTTTCCTATGTGATTAAGCAAGCCAAGCAAATGGAAGATGCCTTGCGTTCGTTGAATTATGCTCAAGGGGCGGTTACAACCGTCATTATAACTGTTGCAGACATTTTTAGTTTTATCATTCCGTTTTTGGTTGGGGCTATTCTGATGTTTAACGGGCAAATTGGTGCTGGTACTTTAGTCATGATTGTCCAATTGTCTAATGACTTCATTAATCCCGTTACGATGATTTTTGATCAGATTAATCAAATTCGATCTACTAAGCCAATGTGGGACAAAGTTGAAAAAGCACTGGCAATTAAAGCAATCAGTTCGGAAAATAAGGCCGCACAATCTTTTACTCAATTGGACGTTGAGAATCTTGCCTATGAGCAAAATAGTAAATTGCTTTTTGCTAACGTTAACTTTTCGCTAAAGTCTGGTGAAAAAATCCTGCTAATGGCACCTAGTGGCTGGGGTAAAACGACTTTACTACGTTTATTGGTAGGGCAAATTTCTCCAAGTAAGGGGACAATCAAAATCGATCAAGAGTCGATTAACGGTAATTGGGCCAAAGCTCACGATTACTTTGGCTACATTAATCAGAAACCGTTTATTTTCGACCGCGATTTAAAATTCAATGTTACTTTAGGCAAGAACGTCACTGATCAGCAACTTGAGGATGCTATCGAAGAAGCTGGCCTGGCTAAACTGGTGAAGGAAAAAGGACTAAATTATGCTGTGGGACAAAATGGCAGTAACTTATCTGGCGGTCAAATTCAAAGAATAGAAATTGCTCGTGCGCTGCTTGCCAAGCGGCCAATTCTGTTAGCAGATGAAGCAACTAGTGCATTAGATGCCAAACTTACTTTACAAATTCATCAAACCTTACTCAATAATCCTAAAGTTGCTGTAATTGAAGTTGCACATAAAATTTCTGAGCAAGAAAAAGCAATGTTTAATCGCATTATTAAACTAGGGAGTTAG
- a CDS encoding alpha/beta fold hydrolase has product MDKKYYATKLGQIAYAGKEGKPLIVFLNVFGTMDTEQNFAKVIARLPKEYGIFAPDYLNTGFSGKSNAQYSLTTEADELAAIINGFNAAKVIIVAHSVGGVYAFQMQAKIKNLHALIFIEPTTREIILDPPKEKSYLDHDKETADTDQFIHDKIFALFSDRKANDFWQTTLANEARFDEQSEQELASAIEEDGFWQSSKKLDGKVPVTIFTEAYRQKEYERSEYNNQNTKIIPLGTFHYIQWEYPEEIAQEIISASAD; this is encoded by the coding sequence ATGGATAAAAAGTATTACGCTACGAAATTGGGCCAAATCGCATATGCTGGTAAAGAAGGCAAGCCACTAATTGTTTTTCTTAATGTTTTTGGTACTATGGATACCGAGCAAAATTTTGCTAAAGTAATTGCTAGATTGCCTAAAGAATATGGCATTTTTGCCCCCGACTATCTGAATACGGGCTTTAGCGGAAAATCAAATGCACAATATTCACTCACAACGGAAGCAGACGAATTGGCCGCAATAATTAATGGTTTTAATGCCGCAAAAGTAATTATCGTGGCGCACAGTGTGGGTGGTGTTTATGCGTTTCAAATGCAAGCTAAGATTAAGAATTTACACGCTCTTATCTTTATTGAACCGACGACGAGGGAAATAATATTAGATCCGCCAAAAGAAAAAAGTTATCTAGATCATGATAAAGAAACCGCTGATACTGATCAATTTATTCATGATAAAATTTTTGCATTGTTTTCTGACCGAAAAGCAAATGATTTTTGGCAAACAACATTGGCAAATGAGGCTCGTTTCGATGAGCAATCAGAACAAGAGCTTGCTAGTGCGATAGAAGAAGATGGCTTTTGGCAGTCAAGTAAAAAACTGGATGGTAAAGTACCCGTGACTATTTTTACGGAGGCATACCGGCAAAAAGAATATGAGCGTTCAGAATACAATAATCAGAATACTAAGATCATTCCGTTAGGTACATTTCATTACATCCAGTGGGAATATCCTGAAGAAATTGCTCAAGAGATTATCTCGGCGAGTGCTGATTAA
- a CDS encoding M13 family metallopeptidase: MINFNVRGGAGNSTKADPNVRLQDNFYLAVNSQWMKDNPIPQGEPWINSFDEIAKKTRERLMQDFEEFADGQKTIPAVRNFDKAIEFYRIVKDFAKREEDGAAPIKADLAFLEGLTSIDDINQNLSRLLLDGNLPFGFEVMPDFKDAQLNVVTFNRHTLILNDTSYYDGKRTDELLATWQRQTTNLLTMAGIEENKAQQYASDSVKLDRRLAKVYQSAQDNAQIENTYHPMSVAEFTKKSQNLNLAGLLEEMGLEQTKFVIVSEPKYLDSFDNLFNDKHFAELKGWLISQFINYSATYLSRAFRAATLPLRKAMWGINELPVDKQFVYDQTTKLFGDVIGQYYGQKYLGEKAKTIATEMVENMVEVYQERLHNNSWLSSVTKEKAIKKLATLKLKIGYPEHIQKFYDQFKVVPTQAGGTFYSNVRDNQRVKIKANFSKISQPVDHSIWTMSAIDANACYDPQNNDVTLPAIILQKPFYSLDQDRAANYGGFGTVIGHEISHAFDNNGAQFDELGNMKNWWTDKDFAEFNQRVKAEIALFDGVEVGSVKLNGKLCVSENIGDQGGLTVALEANKKDGGDAATLFNSYARIWETNSTTEFLQLLTSIDVHALPQARVNVQVQCQDEFYRAYDVNPTDGMWLEPAKRVQIW; the protein is encoded by the coding sequence ATGATTAATTTTAATGTGCGCGGTGGCGCTGGTAATTCGACTAAAGCCGATCCTAATGTCCGGCTACAAGATAACTTTTATCTTGCTGTTAATTCACAATGGATGAAAGACAATCCAATTCCCCAGGGCGAGCCGTGGATAAATAGTTTTGATGAAATTGCTAAAAAGACGCGTGAGCGGCTAATGCAAGATTTTGAAGAATTTGCCGATGGCCAAAAAACAATTCCGGCAGTTAGGAACTTTGACAAAGCCATTGAATTTTATCGTATTGTTAAAGACTTTGCCAAAAGAGAAGAAGATGGTGCAGCTCCAATTAAAGCTGATCTAGCTTTTTTGGAAGGTTTAACTAGTATTGATGATATTAATCAAAACCTGTCGCGACTACTACTAGATGGTAATTTGCCTTTTGGTTTTGAAGTTATGCCCGATTTTAAGGACGCGCAATTAAATGTTGTCACGTTTAATCGACATACTCTAATTTTAAATGATACCAGTTATTATGATGGAAAACGGACGGATGAATTGCTTGCAACTTGGCAAAGACAGACTACAAATTTGCTGACAATGGCGGGGATCGAAGAAAATAAGGCACAACAATATGCAAGTGATAGTGTAAAACTAGATCGGCGGCTTGCAAAGGTCTACCAGTCTGCCCAAGATAACGCCCAGATTGAAAACACTTATCATCCAATGAGTGTTGCAGAATTTACAAAAAAGAGTCAGAACCTTAATTTAGCCGGACTGTTAGAAGAGATGGGGCTTGAACAGACTAAATTTGTGATTGTAAGTGAACCAAAATACCTGGACAGTTTTGATAATCTATTCAATGACAAACATTTTGCCGAGCTAAAGGGGTGGCTGATTTCACAGTTTATTAATTATAGTGCTACCTATTTGTCACGCGCCTTTAGAGCTGCCACGTTACCGCTTAGAAAAGCAATGTGGGGCATTAATGAATTGCCCGTAGATAAACAATTTGTTTACGATCAAACGACTAAATTGTTTGGAGATGTGATTGGGCAATATTATGGCCAGAAATACTTGGGCGAAAAGGCTAAGACAATTGCAACTGAAATGGTTGAAAATATGGTCGAAGTCTATCAAGAAAGGCTGCATAATAATTCCTGGTTGTCATCTGTGACTAAAGAAAAGGCAATCAAGAAGCTGGCTACTTTAAAACTAAAAATTGGTTATCCAGAGCATATCCAGAAATTTTATGATCAATTTAAGGTGGTTCCTACGCAAGCCGGTGGTACTTTTTACTCGAATGTCAGGGACAATCAGCGTGTTAAAATTAAAGCTAATTTTAGCAAGATAAGTCAGCCAGTTGATCATTCTATCTGGACCATGTCGGCAATTGATGCCAATGCTTGTTACGATCCGCAAAATAACGATGTCACTTTACCGGCAATCATTTTGCAAAAGCCTTTTTATAGTTTAGATCAGGACCGCGCTGCTAATTATGGCGGTTTCGGCACGGTGATTGGCCATGAAATTTCCCATGCTTTTGACAATAATGGTGCTCAGTTTGATGAACTGGGCAATATGAAAAATTGGTGGACAGATAAGGACTTCGCTGAATTTAATCAGCGGGTTAAAGCAGAAATTGCTTTGTTTGATGGGGTAGAAGTTGGTTCAGTAAAATTAAACGGCAAATTGTGTGTTTCTGAAAATATTGGCGATCAAGGTGGGTTGACTGTCGCACTTGAGGCCAATAAGAAGGATGGTGGCGATGCAGCCACTTTGTTTAATAGCTATGCTCGGATTTGGGAGACCAATTCAACTACTGAATTTTTACAGTTGCTTACTTCAATTGATGTTCATGCTTTGCCTCAAGCTAGGGTAAATGTTCAAGTGCAGTGCCAAGACGAATTCTACCGGGCTTATGATGTTAACCCAACTGATGGTATGTGGCTTGAACCCGCTAAACGAGTACAGATCTGGTAA
- a CDS encoding ATP-binding cassette domain-containing protein: MIYHNYSHFRFFWLNIFGLIYSTENIIMAYIVGSLTNMAAKRQFVALPSLIGQIIVALVIVLASGLMFNYLKTDAIKQVNVKLRTKVLKGMLLNNREDSSDLGFLTNDFKLLETNRYEAEIQILIYTYTVVLALGYALYLNWFVTLIYLVGSLLPTIASSFFQKSIQKASGDWTAASDKYVSQTKNTLAGTGTFNLYGKQDNAVKQNKRVVERLEEKLAKMNLLNENTNTYLNIIAIGGTFLLPFAIGTGLVIKGHITLGALFAITQLSNSFVNPILQILNERNNLSTTKGIVKKIKQYIAKSEQKENSANLPKNFAELKVQELALVRQDKKLADHINLTVKKGQKIAVIGPSGSGKSTMLQYLMYGDYGKAEKVLLNEKDAAAGNFTKLFSYSSQSAVIFADTLWFNLTLGETFAHDEVKQVCQNLGLGQLIKEKGFDYQLGDNADQLSGGQLSRIELARAILAGRPVMLLDEVNASLDKPTSKMIHDYLFNTDFTFIEVIHHYEPEELRRYDVVIDFDNYIDKLK, translated from the coding sequence ATGATTTACCACAATTACTCACATTTTAGATTCTTTTGGTTAAATATTTTTGGCCTGATTTATAGTACTGAAAACATTATTATGGCGTATATTGTCGGCAGTTTGACTAATATGGCTGCTAAAAGACAATTCGTTGCCTTACCATCGCTGATCGGCCAAATCATTGTTGCATTGGTGATCGTGTTAGCTTCTGGCTTAATGTTTAATTACCTTAAGACTGATGCGATTAAGCAAGTCAACGTCAAATTGCGTACTAAAGTATTAAAAGGAATGTTGCTAAATAATCGAGAAGATAGCAGTGATCTGGGCTTTTTAACTAATGACTTTAAGTTGCTTGAAACCAACCGTTATGAGGCTGAAATTCAAATTTTGATTTATACTTACACGGTTGTTTTGGCACTGGGCTATGCACTTTACTTAAATTGGTTTGTTACCTTGATTTACTTGGTAGGATCGCTCTTGCCAACAATTGCTTCAAGCTTTTTTCAAAAATCGATTCAAAAAGCTTCGGGTGACTGGACCGCGGCTAGTGACAAGTATGTAAGTCAAACCAAAAATACCTTAGCTGGAACTGGTACTTTTAACTTATATGGCAAACAAGATAATGCTGTCAAACAAAATAAGCGTGTGGTTGAACGGCTAGAAGAAAAACTGGCCAAAATGAACTTACTTAATGAGAATACCAATACTTATTTAAATATTATTGCAATTGGTGGCACGTTTTTACTTCCATTTGCAATTGGTACAGGACTAGTAATTAAAGGCCATATTACGTTAGGAGCTCTTTTTGCAATAACGCAGCTGTCTAACTCATTTGTGAATCCTATTTTACAGATTTTAAATGAACGAAATAACTTATCGACAACAAAGGGAATAGTTAAGAAAATTAAGCAGTATATTGCTAAAAGTGAGCAGAAGGAAAATAGTGCAAACCTCCCTAAAAACTTTGCTGAGCTAAAGGTGCAGGAGCTTGCACTCGTACGCCAGGATAAAAAACTGGCAGATCACATCAACCTTACGGTTAAAAAAGGTCAAAAGATTGCAGTAATTGGCCCTTCAGGTTCAGGTAAATCAACGATGCTGCAATACTTGATGTATGGCGACTATGGTAAAGCTGAGAAAGTACTGCTTAATGAGAAAGACGCTGCGGCCGGCAATTTTACAAAGTTATTTTCATATTCTAGCCAAAGTGCTGTGATTTTTGCCGATACGCTTTGGTTTAATCTGACTCTCGGAGAAACTTTTGCTCACGACGAGGTTAAACAGGTTTGTCAGAATCTTGGTCTAGGACAGCTAATTAAGGAAAAAGGTTTTGACTATCAGTTAGGGGATAATGCGGATCAACTGTCAGGTGGACAGTTGTCACGAATTGAACTTGCACGGGCCATTTTAGCTGGCCGGCCAGTTATGCTGCTGGATGAGGTCAATGCATCGCTTGATAAGCCAACTTCAAAAATGATTCATGATTATTTATTTAACACTGACTTTACTTTTATTGAGGTAATTCACCATTATGAGCCTGAAGAACTAAGGCGTTATGATGTGGTGATTGATTTTGACAACTACATAGACAAATTAAAATAA
- a CDS encoding Rgg/GadR/MutR family transcriptional regulator, producing the protein MTTGELLKDYRISQCKTQKQWAGDVISASFYAKVEKNLSRISADDLIELLHFNQIPLIDFFSKLRPKDKLIHQQELEIDRLINEAYYQNSKKELQQIRDVVAESKLPNKSDELLLIDAYIAVISKDPTMLGKEAINKIKEKVFNISNFDEDGLILYCNFMSFYDLNSNLLLSKKIIKQCIGTSSVKIQGKILAIIINMLIFCIRNKRFEEADVFVNYADQIKTTPAIFFYKMLVPAFYNIVKYQNTYNKKYLDETEIIIKSIKLAGMPDYSKELEELLIANE; encoded by the coding sequence ATGACAACAGGAGAATTATTAAAAGACTACCGGATTAGTCAGTGTAAAACACAAAAGCAATGGGCTGGTGACGTGATCAGTGCCTCTTTTTATGCGAAAGTTGAAAAAAATCTAAGCCGAATTTCTGCCGATGACTTAATTGAATTACTACATTTCAATCAAATTCCCCTAATCGATTTTTTTAGCAAGTTACGTCCAAAAGATAAATTGATTCATCAACAAGAATTGGAAATAGATCGGCTCATAAATGAAGCTTATTACCAAAATTCTAAAAAAGAATTACAGCAAATACGAGATGTAGTTGCAGAAAGTAAATTGCCAAATAAAAGCGATGAATTACTGCTGATTGATGCCTATATTGCGGTAATTAGTAAAGATCCCACGATGTTGGGTAAAGAAGCCATAAATAAAATAAAAGAGAAAGTTTTTAATATTTCTAATTTCGACGAAGATGGTTTGATTCTATATTGTAATTTTATGAGTTTCTATGATTTGAATAGTAATTTATTGCTGTCTAAAAAAATAATTAAACAGTGCATTGGAACCAGTAGTGTTAAAATACAAGGAAAAATTTTAGCCATTATTATTAATATGTTGATTTTTTGTATTAGAAATAAACGCTTTGAAGAAGCTGACGTATTTGTCAATTATGCAGATCAAATAAAAACAACGCCAGCAATTTTCTTTTATAAGATGCTAGTACCAGCATTTTATAATATTGTTAAATATCAGAATACATATAATAAAAAGTACCTAGATGAAACAGAAATAATAATTAAAAGTATCAAACTAGCGGGCATGCCAGATTACAGTAAAGAATTAGAAGAACTTTTAATTGCAAATGAATAA
- a CDS encoding alpha/beta hydrolase: MDKKYYATKLGQIAYSGRAGKPLIVFLNSFGSFDTAQSFSKVIDELPAEDGIFAPDYLNTGFSGKSTVSYTITAEADELAKMINSFNAAKVIIVAHSIGGVYAFQMQAKVKNLRALILIEPTTREIILNPPREQGYLDQEKQERNAEQFIHDKIFSLFSEQEAMAFWQTTEKNADQFDDQASQNAISAMKNDHFWQSTMRMNDDIPVFIFTEAYRQKEYERSEYNNRKAKIIPLGTFHYIQWEYPEEIAQAAILSSGS, translated from the coding sequence ATGGATAAAAAGTATTACGCTACGAAGTTGGGTCAAATTGCATATTCCGGTAGAGCAGGCAAGCCACTAATTGTTTTTCTCAATAGTTTTGGCAGCTTTGATACTGCGCAGAGTTTTAGCAAAGTAATCGACGAGTTGCCCGCAGAAGATGGCATATTTGCACCTGATTATTTGAATACCGGCTTTAGCGGCAAATCAACTGTGTCTTACACAATCACAGCAGAAGCAGATGAACTAGCCAAAATGATTAATAGTTTTAATGCCGCAAAAGTAATCATCGTGGCGCACAGTATTGGCGGCGTTTATGCTTTTCAAATGCAAGCAAAAGTAAAAAATCTGCGTGCCCTAATTTTGATTGAACCGACGACGAGGGAAATAATATTAAATCCGCCAAGAGAGCAGGGCTATCTTGACCAGGAAAAACAAGAACGCAATGCAGAACAGTTTATTCATGACAAAATTTTTAGCTTATTTTCTGAACAAGAAGCAATGGCTTTTTGGCAAACTACAGAAAAGAATGCAGATCAGTTTGATGACCAAGCAAGCCAAAATGCCATTAGTGCGATGAAAAACGACCATTTCTGGCAGTCAACTATGCGAATGAACGATGACATTCCGGTATTTATTTTTACGGAGGCATACCGCCAAAAAGAATACGAACGTTCAGAATACAATAATCGCAAAGCTAAAATTATCCCGTTAGGTACATTTCATTATATTCAGTGGGAATATCCTGAAGAAATTGCTCAAGCAGCTATCTTGTCTTCTGGCAGTTAA